The genomic stretch CGCGCCGGCCTCGCCATCACCGGGATGAAGGTCCACCGCATGTCGGTCGCCGAGGCGGAGGCCTTCTACGGCCCGATCCTCCCTTCGCTGAAGGAGAAGCTCGGCGCGCCCGCCGCCGCCCGGGTGAAGGAACTGATCCAGTCGGCACTCGCCCTCCCCGTCTCGGAGAAGATGGAGGCCGAGATCGCCCGCCTCCTCGGCCCCGTCGCGGGCGAGGAACGGTTCCAGACCATCGTCCAGTTCATGGCCGGGAAATCGCCCCGCGAATGCCGGAACGCCGCGGAGAAGAAGGCCCCCGGCAGCGAGAAATGCATCGTCCTCGTCTACGAGGGGATCGACGCCGTGAAGAAGATCCGCGAGGTACTCGGGCCGACCGATCCCTCCCAGGCCCCTCCCGGATCGATCCGGCGCGAGTTCGGCCAGACCATGATGATCAACGCGGCCCATGCCTCCGACTCCCCCGAAAACGCCGAGCGGGAGATCGGGATCGTCAAAATGCGGGAAAATAATTTTAAATCGTTGATTCAGGCCGCGCTCAACGGCTAGCCTTCCCAACTCCAAAAGAGAAAACCGATTCACAGATTCACATTATGGAAACTGCCTCCCGTCTTCAAAAGCTGACCCCCTCTCTCACCCTTGCCATCGACAGCAAGGCGAAGGCCCTCAAGGCCGAAGGGGTCGACGTCATCAACTTCGGAGCGGGGGAACCCGACTTTGACACCCCCGACCACATCAAGGCGGCCGCCATGGGCTCCCTCGACGCGGGCTTCACGAAGTACACGCCCTCCTCGGGCATCCCCGAGCTCCGCGCCGCGATCGCCGAGAAGCTGAAGGCCGACAACGGCCTCGACTACAAGCCTTCCCAGATCATCGTGAACAACGGCGCGAAGCACTCCTGCTTCAACGCCATCCTCGCCGCCATCGAGCCCGAGGACGAGGTCATCATCCCCGCCCCCTACTGGCTCAGCTATCCCGAGATGGTGAAGATCGCCGGCGGCGTCCCGATCATCGTCCCGACGAAGGCCGAGAACGGCTACAAGATCACCCCCGAGGAATTCGAGGCCGCGATGTCGCCGAAGACCCGGATGATCATCATCAACAGCCCCGGCAACCCCACCGGCTCCATCTACACGAAGGAAGAGCTCGAGGCCCTCGCCGAGATCGCCGTCTCCGAGGAAATCCTCATCCTCTCCGACGAGATCTACGAGAAGCTCATCTTCGACGGGCAGAAGCACTTCAGCATCGCGACGATCAGCAAGGAAGTCTATAACCTCACCTTCACCGTCAACGGCTTCAGCAAGCCCTACGCGATGACCGGCTGGCGTCTCGGCTACGTCGCCGCCCCGGAGTGGGCCGCGAAGGCGATCGACTCCCTCCAGAGCCAGACCACCTCGAACCCCTGCTCCTTCGCCCAGAAGGGCGCCCTCGCCGCCTACAAGGGGCCGCAGGATTGCGTCACCCAGATGGTCGCCGAGTATGACGCCCGCCGCGCCCTCGTCATCGGCCTCGTCGAGAAGATCGAGAAGCTCACCTACGTCCGCCCCCAGGGTGCCTTCTACATCCTCCTGAACGTCGCCAAGACCGGCCTCACCTCGACCCAGTTCGCCGAGAAGCTCCTCGACAAGCAGAACGTCGCCGTCGTCCCCGGCATCGCCTTCGGCGATGACGAGGTCGTCCGCCTCTCCTATGCGACGAGCCGCGAGAACATCGAAAAGGGCCTGAAGCGGATCGGCGAATTCGTCGCCGGCCTCTAGTTCGACCCACTCAAGAAGGGCGGAATCCGAAAGGGTTCCGCCCTTTTTTGTGCGCTTGATTTAAGGCAAAAGAGGGTAGATTGGCCGGGTGCATCGCCCCGGCCTTTCTCTTGCGCTCTCTCTTTCGCTTTTCCTCGGGCTTCTGGCCCCCCTCCGGGCCGACGCGCCGCCGGAGACGCCCCACGTCCAGGCCTCGCTCTATCTCCAGTCGTGGCTCTACGAGCTTCCCCGGCCGGCGGAAGGGGAGGGCGTCCGCGCCGATCTTTCCTTCCATATCGAGAAGGGATGGCATCTCTACTGGCGCAATCCGGGCGACGCGGGCCGGGCGGTCAAGGTCCTCTGGCACCTCCCCGACGGCTGGACGGCGGAGCCGCTCCAATGGCCCGTGCCGAAGATCTACACCCTCGGCACGCTGACCGATTACGGCTACGAGGGGGACCTCGTCCTCACCGCCGTCCTCCGCCCCCCGGCCCTGGAAACGAGGAAACCCAAGCTCAATCCCGCGCAGGTTTCGGCCGAGCTCGTCTGGCTGGTCTGCAGCCCCGAGGCGTGCCTCCCCGGCCACACGCTCCTCCGGCCCTCGCCGGAACCCGCCGGGACGAAGATCTATCACGACGATTCCGAGGTCTTCCCGAAACCCCTGCCCAAGGGCGAGGCGACGCTCCGGGAGGCGGGGGCCTATCTCCAGCTCTCGCTTTCCGATGCGGACGGCCTCCCTTCCTCCGGCCCCCTCCGCTTCATCCCCTACGCGCGGGGACTCATCGCGAACGGGGAGCGGCAGTTCGCCGTCCGTTCCGCGCAGGGGATCGAGCTGCGCGTGAAGAAGGCCGAGGGAGCCGATGCCTTGCCCGAGACGGTCGAGGGGCTCCTCCTCGCCGTCGATGCGGGGCGGGGCTGGGAGATCAAGGCGCGGGTCTTGCCGCCGCTCCCGGTCGCGCCGCCCTCGTCGGGTTCCGGGACCGGCTTCCCCTTCGCCGCCCTCGGCCTCGCCTTCCTCGGCGGGCTGTTGCTGAATCTGATGCCGTGCGTCCTGCCGGTCCTCTCGCTGAAGGTGCTGGCCCTGGTTTCGATGCCCCGCAGGGAGGGGCTGCGGCACGGCCTCGCCTACACCGCCGGGGTGGTGCTCTCGTTCCTCGCGCTCGCCGGTCTCCTCCTCGCCCTGCGGGCGGCGGGCGGGCGGTTCGGGTGGGGATTCCAGCTCCAGTCCCCCGCGTTTGTCGTCCTCATCGCGGCCCTCTTCTGGGCGATCACGCTCAATCTTCTCGGCCTCTTCGAGATCGGCGAGGGGCTCGCCGCCCGGGGCGGGGCGGTGCTGGAGGGCCGGAAGAAGAGCGTCATCGCCCCCTTCCTCGGCGGGCTCCTCGCCGTCATCGTCGCCACGCCGTGCACTGCCCCCTTCATGGGGACGGCCCTCGGGGTCGCCTTCTCCCAGTCGGCCGGGGTGGCGCTCCTCATCTTCGCCGCCCTCGGCCTCGGCCTCGCCGCGCCCTACCTCGCGTTGGCGGCCAATCCCGCCTGGCTCCGGTTCGTCCCGAAGTCGGGCGGCTGGATGGTCTGGTTCCGCCGCCTCCTCGCCCTCCCGATGGCGGTGACGGTCGTCTGGCTGGTCTGGGTCTTCCATCGGGAGACGGGAGGCGGGGCCGTCCTCCTGCTCGCCCTCGGCGCGGTGCTCTGCGCGGCGGCCCTGTTCGGGAAGTGGGAGGGGAAGACGATGGTCTCGCGACTCGCCGTCCACACCGCGGCCCTCCTCCTCGCCGGGGCGGCGATCTCGGCGGCGATGGTCTATCACGGCGTGCCGAAACCCGCCTCTGCCGCCGCCGATTCCGCGCAAGGGGAAGGCGATTGGATTCCCTATACGAATGAGCGGCTCGAGGCG from Verrucomicrobium sp. GAS474 encodes the following:
- a CDS encoding pyridoxal phosphate-dependent aminotransferase, translating into METASRLQKLTPSLTLAIDSKAKALKAEGVDVINFGAGEPDFDTPDHIKAAAMGSLDAGFTKYTPSSGIPELRAAIAEKLKADNGLDYKPSQIIVNNGAKHSCFNAILAAIEPEDEVIIPAPYWLSYPEMVKIAGGVPIIVPTKAENGYKITPEEFEAAMSPKTRMIIINSPGNPTGSIYTKEELEALAEIAVSEEILILSDEIYEKLIFDGQKHFSIATISKEVYNLTFTVNGFSKPYAMTGWRLGYVAAPEWAAKAIDSLQSQTTSNPCSFAQKGALAAYKGPQDCVTQMVAEYDARRALVIGLVEKIEKLTYVRPQGAFYILLNVAKTGLTSTQFAEKLLDKQNVAVVPGIAFGDDEVVRLSYATSRENIEKGLKRIGEFVAGL
- a CDS encoding thioredoxin family protein, with translation MHRPGLSLALSLSLFLGLLAPLRADAPPETPHVQASLYLQSWLYELPRPAEGEGVRADLSFHIEKGWHLYWRNPGDAGRAVKVLWHLPDGWTAEPLQWPVPKIYTLGTLTDYGYEGDLVLTAVLRPPALETRKPKLNPAQVSAELVWLVCSPEACLPGHTLLRPSPEPAGTKIYHDDSEVFPKPLPKGEATLREAGAYLQLSLSDADGLPSSGPLRFIPYARGLIANGERQFAVRSAQGIELRVKKAEGADALPETVEGLLLAVDAGRGWEIKARVLPPLPVAPPSSGSGTGFPFAALGLAFLGGLLLNLMPCVLPVLSLKVLALVSMPRREGLRHGLAYTAGVVLSFLALAGLLLALRAAGGRFGWGFQLQSPAFVVLIAALFWAITLNLLGLFEIGEGLAARGGAVLEGRKKSVIAPFLGGLLAVIVATPCTAPFMGTALGVAFSQSAGVALLIFAALGLGLAAPYLALAANPAWLRFVPKSGGWMVWFRRLLALPMAVTVVWLVWVFHRETGGGAVLLLALGAVLCAAALFGKWEGKTMVSRLAVHTAALLLAGAAISAAMVYHGVPKPASAAADSAQGEGDWIPYTNERLEAAREAGKPVFVDFTADWCLPCQVNKQVLDAPEVAARFREKGVVRLIADWTRNDPEVTAALAAAGRPSVPLSLLYGSNPALPPKILPSLLTKRAVLDALDVLDSLK